From Ptychodera flava strain L36383 chromosome 2, AS_Pfla_20210202, whole genome shotgun sequence, the proteins below share one genomic window:
- the LOC139116931 gene encoding guanine nucleotide exchange factor for Rab-3A-like, which translates to MMENTLTIPGSEMTRAKSVPILSQRLPQDCDDEDDDGEAASCHGNGDGCLYSEKAASNGNGEVIKFNVTSCGEGDGEHCQVEGAAHDTTLKSSSVAESARIQAVERLQGELKRAQEALQLKDEEVAKLSRVQSEMDKELEELTASLFQEAHGMVNEANVKRAAAEKQCQEALSKIDVLQAEVSALKTLVITSTPSMHYRKSKLGFHRGSSHHSSKQQPFVPTHQKAKSVGGLAQMQMQTKSNETDSTGREIDPLLYKEFMTWKGEASIVRDSNFMKRILTEDVLPCLNFMNGELSSALLSCIEENSLCMEPIMLSSYPKKCALTGVQKVCKYRFRLGETDRWHNITSNCRDRITKVCDFYTYLRYIRQGLVKADEKDKYWEIIRLRCEMSMAKLGV; encoded by the exons ATGATGGAGAATACGCTCACTATTCCCGGTAGTGAAATGACCAGAGCAAAAAGTGTTCCAATTCTCAGTCAAAGACTGCCTCAAGAttgtgatgatgaagatgatgacggAGAGGCAGCCAGTTGCCATGGGAACGGGGATGGATGTCTATACTCTGAGAAAGCAGCGTCAAATGG AAATGGAGAAGTAATCAAGTTCAATGTCACCAGCTGTGGAGAAGGTGATGGCGAACATTGCCAGGTAGAGGGCGCTGCTCACGACACAACTCTGAAAAGTTCATCGGTGGCGGAGTCTGCTCGCATACAGGCAGTGGAAAGGTTGCAGGGTGAACTAAAGCGAGCTCAGGAA GCGCTACAACTTAAAGATGAAGAAGTGGCGAAACTTTCCCGTGTACAGAGTGAGATGGACAAAGAGTTGGAAGAACTCACTGCCAGTCTATTCCAG gAAGCCCATGGTATGGTGAATGAGGCAAACGTCAAGAGAGCTGCAGCAGAGAAACAGTGCCAGGAAGCTCTGAGTAAA ATTGATGTTCTCCAAGCAGAGGTCAGTGCTCTGAAGACGCTGGTGATAACGTCGACTCCCAGCATGCACTACAGGAAGTCCAAGCTGGGATTTCACCGCGGCTCCAGCCATCACTCATCTAAGCAGCAGCCTTTTGTACCGACGCATCAGAAAGCTAAAAGTGTCGGCGGTCTGGCTCAGATGCAAATGCAAACAAAGAGCAACGAGACAGACAGTACCGGTAGAGAG aTTGATCCATTACTATACAAAGAGTTCATGACGTGGAAGGGGGAAGCTTCAATAGTGAGGGACTCCAATTTCATGAAGAGGATACTCACAGAGGACGTCCTTCCTTGCCTGAACTTCATGAATGGAGAACTCTCTAGCGCCCTCTTGAGTTGCATTGAGGAAAATTCTCTATGTATGGAACCAATAATGCTATCTTCCTACCCAAA AAAATGTGCATTAACTGGTGTGCAGAAAGTTTGTAAGTACAGATTCCGTCTGGGTGAAACTGACAGGTGGCACAATATCACGTCAAACTGCCGAGACAGG ATAACAAAAGTTTGTGATTTTTACACATATTTACGGTACATTCGGCAAGGTCTTGTCAAAGCAGACG AAAAAGACAAATACTGGGAAATAATCCGTCTGCGCTGCGAGATGTCCATGGCAAAGCTCGGAGTGTAG